The Pseudomonadota bacterium genomic sequence CCCATGAATCGATCCAGGTCCACCTCCGGCACCGTGGCCAACTCGGGCTGACTCGCACAGCCACCGAGGGCCGCCAGGCTCAGGAGTAAGCTCGACAGGAATGCGCGTCTCATGTCCGCACCAGTTCGTAGCGCAGCTGACGACCCTTTTCCACCGTGGAGGTCAACGCCAACCACTCGCCTTCGGGGGTGTACCAGAGATCCAGATCGAGACCCTCCGCGTTGAGGCTGTAGCGATCAGCCACCACGGGCTCGCCCGCCACCTCGATGGACTCACGACCGACCAGGGCCACTTCCACCGGTTGATAGGCGCCCGTCTGCGAGTTCAGCAGCTGCGTGTCCTTAAGGGCTGCCAGATCCCAGTAGGCGAAGGTGCGCACGCAGCCTGCATCCAGGGAATCGGGGCCGGCAGTGGCCGCCAGGTCGAAACCACCGGCGTCGCGCTGACCGATCACCTTGAATTGATCGCCGTTGTCGTTGGTGCGCGCCTCGATACGCTCGAGGCAGCCGTCGCGCCAGGTTTCAACGTTCTCGTGCCGGTAGCGGTAGGCCGTCACGAACAGGAACTTCACCTTGAACTGCGCTTCGGTCTCCAACTCGTAGCCGTTCTCCTGCGGGTTCAGGCGGAAGTTGTGGAAGCCGATCGGGTTGTCGTTCAGATACACCTGGAAG encodes the following:
- a CDS encoding DUF6134 family protein codes for the protein MNLTNPLTKAAAGAAMLMAVTAAGATAGVTDVNETLDPREWNFQVYLNDNPIGFHNFRLNPQENGYELETEAQFKVKFLFVTAYRYRHENVETWRDGCLERIEARTNDNGDQFKVIGQRDAGGFDLAATAGPDSLDAGCVRTFAYWDLAALKDTQLLNSQTGAYQPVEVALVGRESIEVAGEPVVADRYSLNAEGLDLDLWYTPEGEWLALTSTVEKGRQLRYELVRT